From the genome of Aspergillus chevalieri M1 DNA, chromosome 8, nearly complete sequence, one region includes:
- a CDS encoding uncharacterized protein (COG:S;~EggNog:ENOG410PV13), whose protein sequence is MVRKSTNAVEQTHNKSNRRGKQLTLLQAILESLKLDIQDVQQNRSYNSYGLRHRYATQTLEASFLRHMARSESARQTESNSPELNIQDQDQDHIFFPSSSSGRPLQRTPSRRGSMSRRGSSRARSSSSQVSLQRVATANSHEQYQNTELQNLEEELKINNLKAELLAKQIEIKKRERELRELELENGGQH, encoded by the exons ATGGTGCGAAAGAGTACTAATGCTGTTGAACAAACTCATAATAAATCCAATCGTCGTGGAAAGCAATTGACATTGCTTCAAGCAATTCTTGA ATCATTGAAGCTAGATATACAGGACGTGCAGCAGAATCGAAGCTATAATTCATATGGTCTTCGACACCGCTATGCAACTCAAACTTTGGAGGCTAGCTTTCTAAGACATATGGCACGATCTG AATCAGCTCGACAAACAGAATCTAACTCACCTGAGTTGAATatacaagatcaagatcaagatcatattttctttccctcatcTAGTAGCGGAAGACCATTGCAACGAACTCCAAGTCGAAGGGGGAGCATGAGCCGGCGAGGGAGCTCTCGAGCTAGATCAAG CTCATCCCAAGTTAGTCTCCAACGAGTTGCTACAGCTAATTCACATGAGCAATATCAAAATACAGAGCTACAgaacctggaggaggaattgaagataAACAATCTAAAGGCCGAATTACTTGCAAAGCAgattgaaatcaagaaaagagaacgtgAGCTACGTGAGTTAGAGTTAGAAAATGGAGGACAGCATTAA